ATGGCCGGTGAATGCATACCAGCGGCGGTTAAAATATGTGACCTGTCCGTCTGGTCGCGCCAGCCACACGACCTGCGGAGTAAGATCCGCGATCTGGCGAAACCGGGCTTCACTTTCCTCCAGTTCCCGGGTCACCCGCACGCGCTCCAAAGCCTCCCAGCACCGGTTCGCCACATGGCGCACGAGGCTGACCTCGGCCTGTGTCCATTGGCGGGGAGTCTTCTGATGCACGGCCATCGCTGCTACAAAGCGGTCATCTTTACGGAGAGGCACGCAGATGACGGCACGAATCAAGGTGGCTTGATAAGCGGTGAGATCCTCCGGCGCAGGCTGATGCTTCTCAATGTCCTGCACGACATAGGTCTCGTCAGCACGCATGCAGCGCAACGCCTCAGTTCCAAACTGAGTAAAGGTAAAACGCCCGACGATGCTTGGCACCGCACGGGTATAGTCTCCTTGGATGTTCATGCTGTCCTCATCCGCTTCAATTTCGGCATAGGCACAGCGGTCAGCACGAAGATGTTCCCCCAGCAAGCGGGCGGAGGTGGCGACGATCTCCGCCGCATTGCTCAGCGGGCGTACCGCATCATCCAATCTCACGAGGAACCCCTGGCGGGCTTCAGCCAGCATTCGTTCAGTGATATCCACAAAAGCCCCCACGCTGCCACGCGGCTGCCCTTGGTCATCAAAGAGCGGCGCAGCATATTCCAGCAGGCGGATCCAGCGACCATCCGCATGCACAATGTTGAGCTCCAGGTCTCGGATTACCTTTCCTTCACGAGCGGCAGTCTGCATGGGCAATTCCTCACCGGACAGCTCCCGACCGGTGTCATCAATGATCTGGAAATTGGCTGGCCTCTCCTCCTCAGGTGCGGTCTTGGAGGCATTCCCGTCACGTTCCAAACCCAGCACCTGGGCAAAGGCGGTATTGACCCGGATCTTGCGGCACTCGCGGTCCAACGCAATCCCGATACCCACGGGCAGGACATCCAACAGTGTTTCCAGTTCCGCCACTCGGGACCGGCTTTCCAGGTTCAACCGCGCCATCTCCATCTCCGTGCCGCGTTTTTCGCTGATGTCCGTGCAGCGAATGGCCACGCGGCTGTCGCTTTTTGCGCCGACGGGAAAGGCATAGACATCAAACCAGCGGCCCATACTCTCCGCACCCTGTACAAAACGGACGGCCTTCTGGTTGCTGGCCACTCCGCCATAGACATCGAACCAATGCTGCTCCAGCTCCGGCACCAGCTCGCGGGCGGTTTTACCCACCGCATTGTGCAGCCCAGTCTGGCCTTCAAAGGCTGAATTCACATCCACAAACCGATAATCAACAGGCCGCCCATTCCCATCCCAGATTATCTCGACAATGCAAAAGCCTTCATCAATGGCATTGAACAGCGAGCGATAACGTTCCTCGCTGGCACTTAAGGCAGCCGCCGTTAGCTTTTCTTCGGTGACGTCCCGGAAGTAAACGGACAGCCCGCCGCCCTGAATGGGAAAGCCCCGCAGGACATACCAGTGCTCCCAGGGCGCATGGAAGTATTCAAAGTCCACCGCCACACCGGCAGCCACTGCATGCCGGAATTCCCGCTCCAGATTTGTCCCCAATGTTTCAGGAAATATTCTCCAGTAGCACTGGCCGAGCAATTGCTCTGGATCTCCCACATAAGGTGAAAAAATACTCCGCGCCGCTTCATTGAGAAAAGTGAAACGCCATTCGCTGTCGAATGCGCAAAAGGCATCCGTAATGCTCGCTAGAATGCGGTCCACGCGTTCTTCACCTTCACCGGGCAGAATACGCACTGAGTCAGTAAATTGGGAGGGTGACGCCATAAACGGCCATGCAAGGTTAAACCTCCATCATTTCCGGTCAAGCCTACGAGCAACAATGCCGAAGACGTTTGGAGAAAAACCTCAAATGCAAAAATGCATCGGTCCTGAAGCATCGCATGCGTTTATTTACCTATTTTTGCCGTTGTAATAAACCAGAGGCAGAGGTTCAGAAAAGGAGGCGGATTACTTGTCTTTGTCTTGAGTATCCTTGCCAGCACGCGTCCGTGATCTGACCAGATGAATACGTGGAGAAGTGCGAATATCGGCTCGCAAATGCGTCTGCATCTGGGCCAGGGCATGGTCATTCGCCTTGCGATTCTCGGAGGCCAGACAATCCCGCGGAACGATGAGATGGTAATCCCGCATGTAGGCATCGTTGGCCGTGTAAAGGACGCAAAGATTCCCGGCGAATCCCGTCAGGATGAGCGTGCTGACCTCCAAATGCTCCAGCAGAATGTCCAGGGATGTGGAGTAAAACCCCGAATGCTTGGGCTTGAGGATGAAGTAGTCTTCTTCATCCGGGAGAAGCTGCTGCACGATGGGCTCACCCGGAACACCGGCTTCAAGGCAATGGCTGACGTGAGACTTGAAGTCTGAACGCCAGCGCCCAAAATTGTCATTCACATAGATCACTGGGACACCGGCTGCACGGGCGCGTTTTTTCAACGCTGCAATGCGCTTGGCCACGGGAAGTGCAAGACGAAGCAGTGAACTGCCACCGGGAAAGTCCATGGCATTGATTACATCAATCAGAAGCACGGCCTGGGCTGCTTTATCCGGGGCGCTACCATGCAGGCTGGCATTATGTGCTGAGGCCATGGCATTAAAATTGTGTTTGAGAATGTGGGGCTTGGAGCGCTTTGGATCCGAAAAGTCCGTGCGGGCTGCAGAGCAGTAGCACCGGGCCATCGTCCTGAACCATGCGTTTCATACCATGCTATCGCTCCACTTAAACCGCCTGGATGTGGCATGCCCGCAGGCATCAAAGAAAGCAGGCTGTTGCGCCGACGGGACACGATGAAGAGGCAGAGTGAAAACCCTGACCTATGAGCCATCTGATCCAGCTTTTGCTGCCCCTTTATGCGAACGACCAGAAGCCTTTTCCTGAAGAGTTCCATGCCCGTGTCGGAGCGGAGCTGACGGAAAAATTCGGCGGGCTTACTGCCTATACCCGTTCACCGGCAGAAGGCCGCTGGAATGATCTAGGGCAGGATGTCCGGGATGAAATCATCATTTATGAAGTGATGACCTCCTCCCTGGATGAACCCTGGTGGGGCCGCTACCGGCGGACGCTCGAAGCGCGTTTTCACCAGGACGAAGTCATCATCCGCGCTCTGCCCATGCAAAGGCTCTGAGGTGCACAAAGGGACTGGGCAAGATTATTTCGTCCTGGCAGTCGGATCCCAGCCACCACCCAAGGCTTTAAAAACAGCGATGAGATTGGTGGCTGTGCGCGTCTGGCTCTCCGCCAGAGAAACTTCCGCCTGCAGCTTCACGCGCTCAGCATCCAGCACTTCCAGGAACCCGGCCGCACCCTGGTCAAAGCGTTGACGAGCCAGTGAGGCAGCCTTAGCGCTGCTTTGCACCGCGTCGGCCAAGTGGTTCCGGCGGTTCTGCTCACGACCATAATCCGTGATGGAGTTTTCTACATCTTCCAGAGCCAGCAACACGGTCTGCTGATAAGTAGCCAGGCGGGCCTCTGTACGGGCACCGGCCGCTTTTACGAGTTGCAGACGACGGGGGCTGTCAAGAAAGGCCCAACTGATGCTGGGACCAAAGGAAAAATTGTCCGCACCATTTTGGCCTAAACCCGTAAAGCTGCCAGCAGTGAGTCCTGCGCTGCCATTGGCTGTGATGCGGGGGAAAAGATCTGCCGTGGCCACCCCAATGCGGGCAGTGGCTGCGGCAAGCTGGCGCTCAGCTGCACGAATGTCTGGACGACGACGCAGAAGCGCAGCCGGGTCTCCCAGGCGGATGGAAGGAAGACGGGAAGGCAGCGGCGCCAGTGTCAAGCGTCCGCGAAGCGCGTCTGGCGGCTGGCCACTGAGCACCCCCAGCCTGTGGAAAGCCTTGTCAACCGCACCCTCCAAAGGAGGAATGGTAGCCAAAGTAGTGCTGAGCTGAGCCTTGGCGCGGGAAGTATCCAGATCGGTACCGCGTCCGCCTTCCAGCAATTTGTTGGTCAGATCCACCGTCGCGCGCTGGTTTTCCGCATTGCGACGGGCCACCGAAAGCTGGTTTTGCAAACCGCGCAGCTCCAGATAAGTACGAGCCGTCTCCGCCGTGATGGAGACAAGAAGGTCATCCCGCCCGGCTTCTGCGGCACCGAGATCTGCCGAGGCAGCCTCCACATTTCGGCGCACCCGGCCAAAAAGATCCAGCTCCCAAGTCGCATCAAAACCCGTGCTATACGTTTCCACATCTCTTGGGAAAGCCGCCGGAAGATTGAAGCCGGAGGAGCGGCTGTTGGTATAGTCGCCACCAGCGGTCACGACCGGTAAAAAGTCAAAACTGGCAAAATTACGCTCCGCCCGGGCTGCTTTGATGTTGGCGATGGCTGCCTTGACGTCCTGGTTTCCCGCGATGGTCTGGGCGATAAGTTCATTCAGTTTCGGATCTCCGAAACGCTGCCACCAGGCCTGCAAAGCCGCCTCATTGGGAGCAGCAGCCAAGGTGCCTGAGGCCTTGGAGCGGAAACCTGACTGAGGGCTGCCTTCAGGTGCAACGTAGTTTGGGCCTACGGCACAGGAGGCCAGGAAAAGTGCCGAAAGGAGGCTAAGGCGATGCATGGGCTAAGAAGACGAAGTTCGGGAAAGTACAGCAGGATGCTTGGAAGGCGCTGCTTACCATGCCTCACAATACGCCAGTGCCAAGCATTGGGTTGTGCTCAAGAGCGATGCCCCTCAGGGCACTCTAAAGCATCTTCATCCTGATTAGCTGCTCACTCCCTGGCCTTCAACCGGCGGATCTGCAAAGTCACCCCGATGATGAAGAGGACGAAAAGCACCCCGGTGGCGGCCTGAAGCTCTGGGCCATTTCGGTCGGTAATTAACGGTGAGCCCAAGGGAAAACGGGTGGACGTCTCCGTGATGGTGGGAATCCAGTGGAAAAAGAACGTGGCGGAATAACTGACCGTGGCCACGACACGAGAACGGACGCCAAACAGAGACCTGTTCTCCGCAGCCCAGGCCAGCCACAGCACCAGTAAGGTGATGATGCCAAGGACATGCGGAGCGCCGAAACCCCCATGCTGGAAGATGCCAAATCCCGTCAGGCAGGTGAGCACTGTCGTGATGACATAGAGCTTTCCCACCCCGTTATTCCAAGTGATGCCGCGATCCCTGATCAGGGCAATGAAGCCGGCGATGAGAGCCACGACACCGATGGCTGTATGAATGACTCCAAGATTGGTTAGGCCGAACATGGATGTGCTCCTCTTTTTGACAGGTTTGTGATTTGAATATAGCCGACTTAACGAAGCCCGCCGGTAACGTAGAGCGTCTCTCCCGTGATCCATCGGGAATCCGGGGAGGCGAGAAACACCACGGCCGGAGCGATGTCGTCCGGCTGGCCAATACGCCCGAGCGGCGTGACGGCCGCAAACGCTTGAAAAGGCTCCACCATGCCTGCGGAGTGCGTGCCTTCCGTTTCAATGGGCCCTGGATTGACCGAATTGATCCGAATCTTCTTCGCGCCCAGTTCTTTGGCAAAGGTGCGGGAGAGATTGTCCACCGCCGCCTTGGTCGCATTATACACGGCTGTTCCCGCAGGTGAAAGGGTGCTGACAATGGAGCTGGTATTGACAATACTTCCCCCTTCAGGGCCGAAGTATTTCAGCGCTTCCTGCGTCGTGAGGATGAGGCCGAGGACATTTAGATTGAACTGCCGGTGAAAATTTGCCTCAGTGATCTGGCCCAGCGCTTCCCCCTCATAGATGCCAGCGTTGTTCACCAGAATATCGAGTGTACCAAAGGCCGCTTGAGTCTCTGCAAACAACCGTTCGATGTCGGCTTTCTTCGCCACATCCCCCTGCACGGCGACGGCTTTTCCACCTGCGCTTTCAATCTCAGCCACCACCTTGTCCGCCCCCGTTTTGCTGGAGGCATAATTGACCACAACGGCAGCGCCTTCAGCAGCGAGATGTCTGGCGATGGAGGCACCGATACCCTTGGAGGCTCCGGTGACGACGGCAACTTTTCCTGAGAGTTTTTTCACAATGTTTTTAGTTAGGTAGTGCAGAGATCAAGATTGCAGAAAGGCCAACAGGTCTTCATTCAGCTGGTCCTTGCTGGTATCTCCCAGGCTATGGGAGCCGCCGGGATAAATCTTCAGAACAGCCCCAGGCACCAGCGTGGAAGAAATCATGGCTGATGCGCCGATGGGCACGATTTGGTCATCGTCCCCATGCACAATGAGGGTGGGTACATCGAACTTCTTCAGATCCTCGGTGAAGTCCGTCTCAGAGAAGGCCTTGATGCAGTCATAAGTGTTCTTGGCCCCTGCCATCACACCCTGCATCCAGAAGGAATCAATCATACCCTGGGAGACCTTGGCACCTGGGCGGTTGAAGCCAAAGAAAGGTCCGCTGGCGAGATCCTTGTAGAGCTGGGACCGGTCCGCCAGATGGGCCGCACGCAAGCCGTCAAAAAACTCCTGCGGCAGCCCCCCTGGGTTGGCTTCCGTCTTCACCATGACTGGAGGCACTGCGCCGACGAGCACTGCCTTGGCCACCCGTGCCGTGCCATGACGGCCGATGTAACGCGTCACCTCTCCACCACCGGTTGAATGACCGATGAGGGTCGCACCCTGGATATCCAGCGTGTCCAAAAGCGCCGCCAGATCATCGGCATAAGTGTCCATCTCATTGCCATGCCAGGGCTGGCTGGAACGGCCATGACCACGGCGGTCATGGGCGATGCAACGGTAACCGTGTGATGCCAGAAAAAGCATCTGCGATTCCCAGGCATCGGAGCTCAACGGCCAGCCGTGGCTGAAAACGACGACCGGGCCTGAACCCCAGTCTTTGTAATAAATCTGTGTGCCGTCTGGAGTGGTGATGGTGCTCATGGAATCAAATGTTTACTGGTATTTATTGGTGACGAAGAAGTCTCCGCAGCGGGGATGCGGCACACCCTCCCCCTTCTTTTCCTTATTGCTGTGCCTTACCTTCATGCCACGAGCATGCGTGTCTGCCTTGCTGCCTGCAATTGGTCAGGAGGCTGAAAATTTACTGCTCCAAAAAGAGGATGCCCTCCTCCTCCTTTCGGATGAGATGCCTGCATCCATGCGGGGAAGATCAGAGTTTTACCAATCCGCGCTGGCTTGCCGCCGCCATGGCTTCGGTCCTGCTCAGGACATTGAGCTTGGTGAAAATGCTCCGCAGGTGTGATTTCACGGTCGTCTCACTGATGAACAGGCTGCCACCGATTTCCTTGTTGCTGAGTCCACGAGCCAGGAGTGTCAGGACGTCTCGCTCGCGCGTGGTCAAAGGAATGCTGGAGAGACCCGCAGCCAGCTTCGTCACCAGCTCGGGTGCCAGGGAGGTCTGGCCTGTATGCACTTTGCGGATGCAGGACAGCAGTTCTTCTCGCGGGGCGTCTTTCAGCAGGTATCCCCGGGCACCCGCTTTGATGGCCTTGGAAATGTCCGTATCTGAATCAAAGGTGGTTAGGATGATGATGCGCGCACCCATATCCTGACGGCAGATTTCCTCAATCGCGCTCACTCCGTCCAGCAGGGGCATACGCAGATCCAGTAGGGCCACATCTGGACGGTGCTGCCTCCACAGGTCCACCGCCTCGCGCCCATTCACAGCGCCGGCCACCACGCTCATGTCCGGCTGTCGTCCGATGATGGCCACCAGCCCTTCCAGCACGGTCACATGATCATCCGCGACCAGGATGCGGATAGGTTCCGAGCCATCATCAGCCAGGCTTTTTGAAAAAGGTTTATTCATAGCAGGGAAGATGACGCGCTGCTCAAGGGAAGAGAAATCAGATGAACTGTTCCATGTCCAGGGCGGCTGATCAAGGCCAGCTCTCCACCCATAGCCTCCACTCGCTCACGGATGCCCAGCAGCCCGAATCCGTCGCTCTTGGCAGCAGGGTCAAAACCGCTGCCATCATCACTTAGTTCCAAGGTGACACGCTGTGGGGTGAAGCTCAGCCGGATGATGAATTCGCCCGCCTGAGCATGGCGGACCGCATTAGTTAGCGCCTCCTGGCTAATGCGCAGCAGATTGCCCTCACACTCGGCGGGCAGCGGTCTCGGATTCCCCTCCAGGACAAAGCTCACCCGCATCGGCGTGCCAAACGTCATCTTCTGGCTCAGGGCTTCCAGGGCCTCCGGCAAGCTGCGCTCTTCCAGCGCCTGGGGTCGAAGTGCCTGCACGGATCTTCGCGCCTCCTTCAAGCTCTCGCGGGCCAGTTCTCGGGCGCGCTGGATGTGATGGTCCACGTTGTCATACAGGCCCTTGGACTTGGCATCCTCTGCCGCCTCCAATTGTACAATCACACCGGTGAATCCCTGTGCCAGGGTGTCATGGATGTCCCGCGCCATCCGGTTCCGCTCAGCCACCACGGCTGTTTCCCGGCTCTGTCTGGAAAGGCGCATCCAGTACACCGCCAGCATGACGTGGTGCGTCAGTGCACGGGTGAGTTCCACTTCCTCCCGCCGGAAAGTGCGCCGCTGCTGGAAGCGAATGCTCACCAGCCCGGTCACCTTCCCTGCCAGGAGCAGCGGTACGCATAGTGTGGTGATGATCCCTAGCTCAGCCAGCCGCTTGATGCTCGCTCCCACCTGCGGATCAGAAATTTGGTCCCCGTACCAGTGGTGAGCATCCGTGTTCTGCCCGTCCTCCAGCCGTACCATGGGTGGATCCGCGTCCAGCATCCCCACGACGCAATGTTTTCCTTCACGGAAAAATTCTGTCCAGACGGGATGGTCTCGGGGTTCGTTTGCGGCCTTGGATCGCGGCGGCTCAAGCTTGGCTGGCAACTGGATCCGGGAATCCTCAAAGTTAGCCACCAGTTCCACCTGCCCCACTGTAGGATTCATCTCCCAGACGCTGACACTGTGCGCTTCCATCTCCTCCGTGAGGGTGCCCAGCACATGCGCCAAAAAATGGTCCGGCTCGGATTCCTGGGACAGTGCATCTAGCGTTTTCTTCAGCGCATTGAGCTGGCCACGGGCCAGGTGCTCGGAAGCGCGCAGGGCTTCATCCGCCAACTTTCGCGCCGTGATGTCCATGAAGTTGCCGATCCACTCCACCCGTTGTCCTTGCTCATTTTCTACGGCCGCACCATCCACCTGGAGATGCTTGATTTTCCCGGAGGGCAGCCGCAGTCGGCATTCAAAACGGTAGTCTGTCTCGTGCCCCGATAACATCTGGAAAAAAAGCCCCACATCCTCAGGATGAATCAAATCGCGCGTCAACTCCCCTGTCGGAGTCACGGACCGATCCACCTCGCAGATGCGATAGGTCTCGTCCGACCAAACCATCTCTTGAGTGCTGACATTCCAGCAAAAGCTACCCGTGGAGCTCAGGCTCTGTGCCCTAGCCAGATAGGCCTCGCTCCGCTTCAGCTTTTCCTGTTCCTGACTGCGCTCAATGGCCACCGCCGCCAGATGGCTCATCTGACCGATCATCCGCTCCTGCTGCGCACTGGGCAGTGATGGAATGCGGGAATAAAGTGCAAAAGTGCCTAGCACTTGGCCACTGGATGAAAACACAGGCGTGGTCCAGCAGGCGCGCAATCCGTGCTTCACTGCCAGCTCCCGGAAAAAGACACTTGGCTCATCTTCCAGCACATCCGCAATGATGACCGGTTTCATCAACGAAGCCGCCCGTGCACAAGGTCCTGCCTCATAGGAATCCAGCAGTCCCTTTAACTCACCCGTATAGCTCGAAGGCAGGCTGGGGGCCGCCCCCAGAGTCAGGCGCACACCCTTTTCATCCAGCAGCAGGATGGAGCATATAATCTCTTCTGATATTTCCTCCACCACGTGGCAAAGCGTTTCCATGAGCACCGGCACCGGCTCCCAGCGTGAGATCATTTCCAGAATGCGCTTCTCCCCAGCCAGCAAGGCTTCCGCCCATTTGCGGTCCTGGATATCGGTATTCGTTCCATACCACTTGATCAGCTTTCCAGCCTCGTCATACAGCGGCACCGCCCGAAAGAGAAACCAGCGGTTGACGCCGTCGGCCCCACGTAAACGCGCCTCTGTTTCACCTGGTGCACCGGAAGCCAGTACTCCTTTCCAATACTCCATCAGGCCCGCCAGATCCTCCGGCGGAATGGCCGCCTGCCAGCCCCATCCGCAAGCCTCCGCCAGCGTCATCCCTGTGTAATCACGCCATCGTTGGTTGAGAAAATCAATGTGTCCATCTGGCTGTGCGCTCCACACCAGCCCGGGGATGGTATCAATGGCGAGCTGAAAAGGCTCTTTTAATTCTGGGTTACCCTCTGTTCTTTCCAGCTTCGAACCATCGCCGGGAAGATCGTCTTTTCGCATTGAATCAGATTTCACTAAACTCAGAGAATCCCAGGAAGCTGGCGGGATCAATGCCGATTGTTCGGTCCAATCGCAGTTAATGCACCTGCGCATCAACCATGGCCTGCCTCATGCTTCATGACGGCATTGCCGCTTGAATCTCCCGGCACTCACCCCAACCATGCCAGACATGCGTAAAACCAAGATCCTTTGCACCCTCGGGCCTGCCACCGAGTCCGCCGAAGTCATCACCTGTCTCATGGACAAAGGTGCTGACATTTTCCGCCTCAACATGAGCCATGCCTCCCATGACTGGGTGCGCATGGTCTATGGCCGCATCCGTGACGCCGCAGCCAAGGGCTCCAAAGAAATCGCAGTGCTTATGGACCTCACTGGCCCCAGCATCCGCACCGGGGATGTGGAGCAGCCCTGGCAGCTTCAAGTAGGTGACTGGGTCGAATTTCGCTGCAAGCCCGATGTTGCCGCCACAGTGCCGCTTTCCGTCACCGTCAACTATCCTGAACTGGGTAAGGATCTCAAGATCGGAGACATCATCATGGTGGACGGCGGCATGATCCAGATCAAGGCCACTGAGATCACCGAGAAGCGTGTCATCGGTACCGTCCTAACCAAAGGCGAGATGAAATCCCGCCGTCATATCAACCTGCCCGGCGTACCCGTGCGCCTGCCGCCGCTCACCCAAAAAGACTACGCAGATCTCGACCTCGGCTGTGAACTGGGTGCAGATTACTTTGCCCTCAGCTTTGCACGCGAGCCTGCCCACATCCAGCATCTGCAGCTCCTCCTGGAGCAAAAGGGCAGCAAGGCACGCGTCATCGCCAAGATCGAAAACCAGCAGGCGTTGCAAAACATCGACACCCTCGTCGAGGCCAGCGGTGGCATCATGGTCGCCCGGGGAGATCTCGGCAGCGAGTGCCCCATCGAGGACCTGCCACTCATTCAGCGCCAGATCGTCGAGCGTTGCTCCTACCATGGCCGCAAGGTCATCGTCGCTACCCAGATGCTGGAAAGCATGATCGAAAATCCCGTGCCCACACGCGCCGAGGTAACGGATATTTTCAACGCCGTCATTGAGCAGGTGGACTGCGTGATGCTCAGCGGTGAAACCAGCGTCGGCCGTTATCCTGACAAATGCGTGGAGGTGCTGGACACCGTCATCCGCCGTATTGAGCAGAAGTATCCCTCCGGCCGCTTCGCCAGTGATGCCCCGCTGAAGACCAACAAGCACAAGACCGTCAAAGCAGCCATTCTTCTG
This region of Prosthecobacter fusiformis genomic DNA includes:
- a CDS encoding PAS domain-containing protein → MASPSQFTDSVRILPGEGEERVDRILASITDAFCAFDSEWRFTFLNEAARSIFSPYVGDPEQLLGQCYWRIFPETLGTNLEREFRHAVAAGVAVDFEYFHAPWEHWYVLRGFPIQGGGLSVYFRDVTEEKLTAAALSASEERYRSLFNAIDEGFCIVEIIWDGNGRPVDYRFVDVNSAFEGQTGLHNAVGKTARELVPELEQHWFDVYGGVASNQKAVRFVQGAESMGRWFDVYAFPVGAKSDSRVAIRCTDISEKRGTEMEMARLNLESRSRVAELETLLDVLPVGIGIALDRECRKIRVNTAFAQVLGLERDGNASKTAPEEERPANFQIIDDTGRELSGEELPMQTAAREGKVIRDLELNIVHADGRWIRLLEYAAPLFDDQGQPRGSVGAFVDITERMLAEARQGFLVRLDDAVRPLSNAAEIVATSARLLGEHLRADRCAYAEIEADEDSMNIQGDYTRAVPSIVGRFTFTQFGTEALRCMRADETYVVQDIEKHQPAPEDLTAYQATLIRAVICVPLRKDDRFVAAMAVHQKTPRQWTQAEVSLVRHVANRCWEALERVRVTRELEESEARFRQIADLTPQVVWLARPDGQVTYFNRRWYAFTGHPEGNAGDASWVDVLHPEDLPVCLDRWSHSVNTGEPYEIRYRWRDRAGAYRWFLGRALPLRDEHGAIVRWYGTSTDIDDLVRAEEAARQARADAERANRAKDDFLAALSHELRTPLTPVLMAAEALSEDASLDTSTRDTLCMIQRNIALEARLIDDLLDLTRISHGKLALRLQEQEVHSLIELALDIVRDEAQAKKLTLHTDFKAPLSRLQCDPSRLQQVFWNLLKNAVKFTSSGGQISVRTRNEGSQIVVEISDTGIGIARDKLGRIFLPFEQAGLANDHRFGGLGLGLSISKSLVELHAGSIVAASKGPGHGAAFTVVLPVSLKAKESPESAAGEMSRPVSPSPTESMTMRLLLVEDHAPTLTVLARLLARAGHHITTADSVATALEAASLDRFDGVISDVGLPDGTGMELMKTLHASYGLHGIALTGYGMEEDIKQAHESGFVVHLTKPVQFAQLRQALVQLSTRLPKL
- a CDS encoding cysteine hydrolase family protein — protein: MASAHNASLHGSAPDKAAQAVLLIDVINAMDFPGGSSLLRLALPVAKRIAALKKRARAAGVPVIYVNDNFGRWRSDFKSHVSHCLEAGVPGEPIVQQLLPDEEDYFILKPKHSGFYSTSLDILLEHLEVSTLILTGFAGNLCVLYTANDAYMRDYHLIVPRDCLASENRKANDHALAQMQTHLRADIRTSPRIHLVRSRTRAGKDTQDKDK
- a CDS encoding efflux transporter outer membrane subunit, which produces MHRLSLLSALFLASCAVGPNYVAPEGSPQSGFRSKASGTLAAAPNEAALQAWWQRFGDPKLNELIAQTIAGNQDVKAAIANIKAARAERNFASFDFLPVVTAGGDYTNSRSSGFNLPAAFPRDVETYSTGFDATWELDLFGRVRRNVEAASADLGAAEAGRDDLLVSITAETARTYLELRGLQNQLSVARRNAENQRATVDLTNKLLEGGRGTDLDTSRAKAQLSTTLATIPPLEGAVDKAFHRLGVLSGQPPDALRGRLTLAPLPSRLPSIRLGDPAALLRRRPDIRAAERQLAAATARIGVATADLFPRITANGSAGLTAGSFTGLGQNGADNFSFGPSISWAFLDSPRRLQLVKAAGARTEARLATYQQTVLLALEDVENSITDYGREQNRRNHLADAVQSSAKAASLARQRFDQGAAGFLEVLDAERVKLQAEVSLAESQTRTATNLIAVFKALGGGWDPTARTK
- a CDS encoding SDR family NAD(P)-dependent oxidoreductase encodes the protein MKKLSGKVAVVTGASKGIGASIARHLAAEGAAVVVNYASSKTGADKVVAEIESAGGKAVAVQGDVAKKADIERLFAETQAAFGTLDILVNNAGIYEGEALGQITEANFHRQFNLNVLGLILTTQEALKYFGPEGGSIVNTSSIVSTLSPAGTAVYNATKAAVDNLSRTFAKELGAKKIRINSVNPGPIETEGTHSAGMVEPFQAFAAVTPLGRIGQPDDIAPAVVFLASPDSRWITGETLYVTGGLR
- a CDS encoding alpha/beta fold hydrolase, which codes for MSTITTPDGTQIYYKDWGSGPVVVFSHGWPLSSDAWESQMLFLASHGYRCIAHDRRGHGRSSQPWHGNEMDTYADDLAALLDTLDIQGATLIGHSTGGGEVTRYIGRHGTARVAKAVLVGAVPPVMVKTEANPGGLPQEFFDGLRAAHLADRSQLYKDLASGPFFGFNRPGAKVSQGMIDSFWMQGVMAGAKNTYDCIKAFSETDFTEDLKKFDVPTLIVHGDDDQIVPIGASAMISSTLVPGAVLKIYPGGSHSLGDTSKDQLNEDLLAFLQS
- a CDS encoding response regulator; this encodes MNKPFSKSLADDGSEPIRILVADDHVTVLEGLVAIIGRQPDMSVVAGAVNGREAVDLWRQHRPDVALLDLRMPLLDGVSAIEEICRQDMGARIIILTTFDSDTDISKAIKAGARGYLLKDAPREELLSCIRKVHTGQTSLAPELVTKLAAGLSSIPLTTRERDVLTLLARGLSNKEIGGSLFISETTVKSHLRSIFTKLNVLSRTEAMAAASQRGLVKL
- a CDS encoding GAF domain-containing protein, with protein sequence MRKDDLPGDGSKLERTEGNPELKEPFQLAIDTIPGLVWSAQPDGHIDFLNQRWRDYTGMTLAEACGWGWQAAIPPEDLAGLMEYWKGVLASGAPGETEARLRGADGVNRWFLFRAVPLYDEAGKLIKWYGTNTDIQDRKWAEALLAGEKRILEMISRWEPVPVLMETLCHVVEEISEEIICSILLLDEKGVRLTLGAAPSLPSSYTGELKGLLDSYEAGPCARAASLMKPVIIADVLEDEPSVFFRELAVKHGLRACWTTPVFSSSGQVLGTFALYSRIPSLPSAQQERMIGQMSHLAAVAIERSQEQEKLKRSEAYLARAQSLSSTGSFCWNVSTQEMVWSDETYRICEVDRSVTPTGELTRDLIHPEDVGLFFQMLSGHETDYRFECRLRLPSGKIKHLQVDGAAVENEQGQRVEWIGNFMDITARKLADEALRASEHLARGQLNALKKTLDALSQESEPDHFLAHVLGTLTEEMEAHSVSVWEMNPTVGQVELVANFEDSRIQLPAKLEPPRSKAANEPRDHPVWTEFFREGKHCVVGMLDADPPMVRLEDGQNTDAHHWYGDQISDPQVGASIKRLAELGIITTLCVPLLLAGKVTGLVSIRFQQRRTFRREEVELTRALTHHVMLAVYWMRLSRQSRETAVVAERNRMARDIHDTLAQGFTGVIVQLEAAEDAKSKGLYDNVDHHIQRARELARESLKEARRSVQALRPQALEERSLPEALEALSQKMTFGTPMRVSFVLEGNPRPLPAECEGNLLRISQEALTNAVRHAQAGEFIIRLSFTPQRVTLELSDDGSGFDPAAKSDGFGLLGIRERVEAMGGELALISRPGHGTVHLISLPLSSASSSLL
- the pyk gene encoding pyruvate kinase — translated: MPDMRKTKILCTLGPATESAEVITCLMDKGADIFRLNMSHASHDWVRMVYGRIRDAAAKGSKEIAVLMDLTGPSIRTGDVEQPWQLQVGDWVEFRCKPDVAATVPLSVTVNYPELGKDLKIGDIIMVDGGMIQIKATEITEKRVIGTVLTKGEMKSRRHINLPGVPVRLPPLTQKDYADLDLGCELGADYFALSFAREPAHIQHLQLLLEQKGSKARVIAKIENQQALQNIDTLVEASGGIMVARGDLGSECPIEDLPLIQRQIVERCSYHGRKVIVATQMLESMIENPVPTRAEVTDIFNAVIEQVDCVMLSGETSVGRYPDKCVEVLDTVIRRIEQKYPSGRFASDAPLKTNKHKTVKAAILLANSIPNAKLLVFTLRGVMAHLLAHQRPEYASIYAFTPHLHVSRTLVSARGVQPFVLPFEEGNPEKAIRDAIEMLRKNGHIKSGDPLVILSDALYDGINVDAILLRDA